From the Cervus elaphus chromosome 20, mCerEla1.1, whole genome shotgun sequence genome, one window contains:
- the ZZZ3 gene encoding ZZ-type zinc finger-containing protein 3 isoform X3, with protein MIDLWLYSYQRLLQTIAVLEAQRSQAVQDLESLGRHQREALKNPIGFVEKLQKKADIGLPYPQRVVQLPEIVWDQYTNSLGNFEREFKNRKRHTRRVKLVFDKVGLPARPKSPLDPRKDGESLSYSMLPLSDGPEGSNSRPQMIRGRLCDDTKPETFNQLWTVEEQKKLEQLLLKYPPEEVESRRWQKIADELGNRTAKQVASRVQKYFIKLTKAGIPVPGRTPNLYIYSKKSSTSRRQHPLNKHLFKPSTFMTSHEPPVYMDEDDDRSCFHSHMNTAVEEASDEESIPIMYRNLPEYKELLQFKKLKKQKLQQMQAESGFVQHVGFKCDNCGIEPIQGVRWHCQDCPPEMSLDFCDSCSDCLHETDIHKEDHQLEPVYRSETFLDRDYCVSQGTSYNYLDPNYFPANR; from the exons TTATCAGAGACTGTTACAGACTATTGCTGTACTCGAAGCTCAGCGTTCTCAAGCAGTCCAGGACCTTGAAAGTTTAGGCAGACATCAGAGAGAAGCACTAAAAAATCCCATTGGATTTGTGGAAAAACTCCAGAAGAAG GCTGATATAGGGCTTCCATATCCACAGAGAGTTGTTCAGTTACCTGAGATTGTATGGGACCAATATACCAATAGCCTTGGAAACtttgaaagagaatttaaaaatcgTAAAAGGCATACTAGGAGAGTAAAGCTAGTTTTTGATAAAG TAGGTTTACCTGCTAGACCAAAAAGTCCTTTAGATCCTAGGAAGGATGGAGAGTCCCTTTCATACTCTATGTTGCCTTTGAGTGATGGTCCAGAAGGCTCAAACAGTCGTCCTCAG atgataaGAGGACGCCTGTGTGATGATACCAAACCTGAAACATTTAACCAATTGTGGACTGTTGAAGAACAG AAAAAGCTTGAACAACTACTCCTGAAATACCCTCCTGAAGAAGTAGAATCTCGACGCTGGCAGAAGATAGCGGATGAACTAGGCAACAGGACAGCAAAACAG GTTGCCAGCCGAGTGCAGAAGTATTTCATAAAACTAACTAAAGCTGGGATTCCAGTCCCAGGCAGAACACCAAACTTATACATATACtccaaaaag TCTTCAACAAGCAGACGACAACACCCCCTTAATAAGCATCTCTTTAAACCTTCCACTTTCATGACTTCCCATGAACCACCAGTGTATATGGATGAAGATGATGACCGATCCTGTTTTCATAGCCATATGAACACTGCTGTTGAGGAGGCATCA GATGAAGAAAGTATTCCTATCATGTATAGGAATTTACCTGAATATAAGGAACTATTacagtttaaaaagttaaaaaaacaaaaacttcagcAAATGCAAGCTGAAAGTGGATTTGTGCAGCATGTAGGATTCAAG TGTGATAACTGTGGCATAGAACCTATCCAGGGTGTTCGGTGGCATTGCCAGGATTGTCCTCCGGAAATGTCTTTGGATTTCTGTGATTCTTGTTCAGACTG CCTTCATGAAACAGACATTCACAAGGAAGATCACCAACTAGAACCTGTTTATCGGTCAGAGACGTTCTTAGACAGAGACTACTGTGTGTCCCAGGGCACCAGTTATAATTACCTTGACCCAAACTACTTTCCAGCAAACAGATGA